AATTATGTAAGCCTCATGATTGATTTCAATTTCAAGCAACACAAAATTATTAGTATCATTCTTGATTTCAAAATGAACTTCAGTTTTAGAGAAATTAAACATCTGAACGTAATCTCCAAGCGCATAACAAATCAACGCACTAAATGTTGACTTTCCTCCACCATTTCCAGCTTCAATAATATTAACTCCATCTGTTAATCGCGGCGAACTATAGGTGTACTTATCGCCATTGTAATGCACTCGATTAATTTTTAATCTTCCCATATGTATACACCTCTATTACGGAACAATTCATCAAGTAATGAGTCAGTTTTCATTGTTCTGATATGTGAGAACATACCCTTTATTTGCTTACTATGATTGCGTTCCATTCTAAATAATTCTGTAGAAAAAAACTCTTTTGGAAGGTTTTCAGTACTAAGCCAAACATCATATGATTTTCTATTCTCATTCTTGGACATTGAAAGAATATCCTTCTGTTGAAGTGCATATAACAATGAGCCTGCCCAGTTTAATCGCAATCGACTTTTTAAATAGGTCTCTTTTAAGTGATCTCTATCAATAGGTGATGCCTTACTATCCATCGCTTTATTAGAAGAAACAATAGAAAATAATGAGTGATTGGACAAAAAGGGAATAAGATAGTTCAATTTTGACCATTCTTGTAATCGCTGATGCTCACTTGTAAAGCCAAGCGTATGCAAAAAAATTATCGTATTGTATGCGAAATAATAATAATCGTCTTCTGCACTAAACATCATTCGTTTCTTTACGTTTATATTGTCACTCATTGCACATTTAATTCCTCCTATCAAAAGCTAAATAACATGAGTTAATTAATTCGTAAATTGTATCACGAACAGCATTCTCGCTTCTAAATGGATAATTATAATCTTTGCCCCAATCTTCAATGTGTGCTATGGCTGAACGAACCAACATTTCTATCCAATCATCAACAACTGAAGGTTCAACCGTTGATTTTTGCGTCTGCTTATGCACAATCCTAATCAATTGTTCTTCGCATGCTTCAAACACACGATAAAGATATGCGCCTCTTGCTTGATGTTGAACTCTTCTTAGCTGTGTTTTAATCGAGCCAATTTTACGTGCAAATACCTCAAATGTCGTATCATCATAATCAGGTGATACATCTTTGATTTTGCTATTAATATCACGACCATCAAACGGCTTTTCCATCGAATCCCAATCCTCATAGCAGGGGTCTAATGGTTTTGACGTTGCAACGTTATTACCTATTTCAAGAAACTTGGTTCTAATGGTATCTGTATTAATCAATCGATGAAGCGGATCTTTGTGTGCTTGCCTTTTTTCAAGTTCTTTATCTAATGCATCAATAATATACTGTTCTTTCCCAGATACAGACACCGTATCATACAAGCGACAATTTTTAACTTTTAACAATAACGTCAGTTCAAGTTCGTTCTCATCTTCTTCTTCGAATTTCCAATTAATTTGCTCCAAAAATTGAATCCATAAATCATCCGAATATTTTTCAATTACATGTAAATAACCAGTCGCATTCTTGCCAACATACTGCTTCCTATAATCCTCTAACAAGATACATTTTAAATATGGAAGAACCGTCACATACTCTTTATTCATTAACAACAGCATAAGTTCTTTATCGGGTAATTCTAATTTATTTTGCTTTAACAATTCAGTAGTACGTTCATTCGTAATGCCAGTATTCGTATAAAAACCAAAACGAATATGATGTCCATAGTGTAAAAAAACATCAAGGAAACTCACTAAACTATTTTTAACTTCATCAGAATTTAGTGAAAAGCATTTGGACTCATAACTTTTGTCACTCTCTAGATATTCACTACTTTTACCGTCACCGTCACTTGTGTTCAAATAAACATCTTCAATATACTCGCATGCCACAAGCACAGAAATATTGGGGGCTTTCTCAAGTTCATCAAAAATTAATTGGATAGCTCTAAGGCGCTGTAGCCTCTCACCTTTACTTTGTTCACCCACTACCCGACTAATGATGCTTCTCTCCATAGGCTTCCATCCTTATTGTTGTGAATCTTTTGCACTATGCCATTTCGACACCTTCCTCCATTATCCCTTTTTCAATCCCATTTTTTTGATATTGAGGGAATTCACTATAAATAAATAGGAACTCACGTTCTCATTTTATCATATTAATGCTGATGAATCTATAAGAAGTCGAAAAGGCTTTTTGTTGGTTATTGCCTACAAAATATATGACATGCTAGTATAGGGTTAGGAAGATTTTTCAAAATACTCTTAAACGGTGGGTGGCATATGACAATATATTCTGCGGAAAATGCAAATGAAATCGTCACACGAACTTTTAATGGACAATTTATTGGTGGTATTACAAATGATAAGTTAAATGAAATTAATCATTTTTTAGCTTCAGATAGCTTTGAGCGAGTTAATTGGAGTTTTGGGATTGATAGAGGTGCAGTTCGAAGTATAACGTTATCTTGTCAAAGACCTAAAAAATTACTTCCTTTCAAGTTTGGCATCTATTTTGATGAAACACCAAAAGGAAGCTTTTCGGTGCCTTATCTACTCACCTATCAGGTTGGAGTGTTGAAAAAGCAATGAATGATTTCCAAAAAAAGTACCCTACGTTTACAATAAAAAGCACACGTCCGATTCATGGTTTTGGGATAAACTATGGGGTCTATATATTATTTACTTACTCGTCCAAAAATTCATAACGTATAATGAGACCTTCCCTTTAATAGGTGAAGGTCTCATTCATCGTTTACTTCTTTCGACTCAAAAATTTGCATCAGTTTTGATGGTGGAACATGCAATGCTTTTGCTAATGTCAAAATCGTAGTCAGACTTGGATTCTTAATACCGTTCTCGATTTCGCTTATGTAACTTCTATCAATGCGTGTATACAAACTTAAATCGTCCTGCGTAATTTTTAATTCTTTACGCGCTTTTTTTATCCTATTACCAAACGCAACT
This portion of the Cohnella abietis genome encodes:
- a CDS encoding helix-turn-helix domain-containing protein; the protein is MDEKNPYLVAFGNRIKKARKELKITQDDLSLYTRIDRSYISEIENGIKNPSLTTILTLAKALHVPPSKLMQIFESKEVNDE